From the genome of Ralstonia insidiosa:
AGCGGCCTTTTTTTTGCCCGCGCGCATGCCCGTGCACCCGATGGCTTTACGGGTATCGCTGCGTACTGGTGGTATCGAAGAGATTGGGCGCCCGAGCCACCGCAAGAATGCGTGTCTGCCGGCGCGACGTCGTGGGACGCCGGTGGTCAGGCAGCGAGCCCGACCTTCTTGGAGATACGGTGCTTGAAGGTCGAGACCGTCTTCGGCGAGATGCCGAGGCGCTGGGCGATCTCCGTGTTCCCGTAGCCTTGCGTGAGCAGCTGGTTCACGCGCAGCTCCCGTTTGGTCAGCGTGGCCAGGCCCGCACCTTCCGTGGGGCCCATCGCTGCATGGGGAAACGACAGATACCCGCGTGCGGCCAGCAACAGGGCCGCCGACAGGACAGCGGTGGCTTCCGATTTTTCGACGTAGGCATTCGCACCGGCCAGGAAGGCCAACCGCGCGTTGTCGTCTGCGCTTTCCGACGAGATCGTCACGATGCCGATGTCCTGGCGTTGCGCGCGAACCCGCCGCACCAGTTCAAGGCCATCGAGGCTGGGC
Proteins encoded in this window:
- a CDS encoding response regulator transcription factor, which translates into the protein MSAVGQAFHSVVAIDDHPLVLESIQALLAGSPYLQLVATAADGAEGLQLIRSARPKLAIIDINLPSLDGLELVRRVRAQRQDIGIVTISSESADDNARLAFLAGANAYVEKSEATAVLSAALLLAARGYLSFPHAAMGPTEGAGLATLTKRELRVNQLLTQGYGNTEIAQRLGISPKTVSTFKHRISKKVGLAA